From the Lathyrus oleraceus cultivar Zhongwan6 chromosome 4, CAAS_Psat_ZW6_1.0, whole genome shotgun sequence genome, one window contains:
- the LOC127137747 gene encoding uncharacterized protein LOC127137747 has protein sequence MLTVECNAIIQNNMPHKLKDPGSFSIPCVIRKFIIDKALCDLGASVSLIPLSTCEKLNMGELRLAKMSLQLADHSVKFPVGMLENVPVCIGQFYIPTAFVIMDIKEDSHIPIILGRPFLATAGAIIDVKKGRLTFEVGEEKVEFLLAKFLQAPAIDESCCLLDVIDECVKEMDKEPFMYTEVLKIPTSLIFEDDNWHEPYVDDSLRECLALTPNPIPCPEKP, from the coding sequence ATGCTTACTGTAGAATGCAACGCTATTATTCAAAATAACATGCCTCATAAACTtaaagaccctggtagtttttccATACCATGTGTAATTAGAAAGTTTatcatagacaaagctctatgtGATTTAGGAGCCAGTGTTAGTTTAATTCCCTTGTCCACATGCGAAAAACTCAATATGGGAGAATTAAGACTAGCAAAGATGTCTCTACAACTAGCTGACCATTCCGTTAAATTTCCCGTAGGTATGCTAGAGAACGTTCCTGTTTGTATAGgacaattctatattcctacCGCCTTTGTGATAATGGATATAAAGGAGGATTCCCACATCCCTATTATTCTAGGAAGACCCTTTTTAGCCACAGCCGGAGCCATCATAGATGTGAAGAAAGGAAGGCTGACATTTGAAGTCGGAGAAGAAAAAGTTGAATTTCTCTTAGCTAAATTCCTACAAGCACCAGCTATAGATGAATCATGTTGTCTCTTAGACGTCATAGACGAATGTGTGAAAGAAATGGATAAGGAACCATTTATGTATACTGAAGTACTGAAGATTCCAACATCTCTTATATTCGAGGATGATAATTGGCATGAGCCATATGTAGATGACAGTCTGAGAGAATGTCTAGCACTAACCCCAAATCCAATACCATGCCCCGAGAAACCTTAA